gtttgggttgttcttcagccatcttaagaggtggggatgatcctaatgttttgatcttagctcgaatgttcctaagggttcgttctatttcagggtcaaaaggtaataggttttgtactctagaacgactaccgtgcatacactaatactcgatcaatcaagcatgcaataaaagagaaaagcatatcaatcctagtctttgtcctaaaatcactagacagctcctaactggtttgaagagggcacctaagcctccaatccggtctaatgaaccgagttgaccaggtaagctcccaggtaagtggaggggtcacgatgcgttcgcaaaggtcccacttaaaacccacttgcctcgaacagatgaactgtctcccttatagggacaaagcttgcctagacatcaactaagccacaaagcgaaattggtgcaactttcggtgatcttcgtcctattgagctcgaatgtccctaggagccaatgtctaattgattttaattaaagtgacactatgtgagattgagttcacctaagttgggcaagagtccggtgatgaaatccggctcttatcttgttggggtgattgcccttactatgtgcagattgatttgtgtatgtgtatcaggcatgcattcacaattttgctataattaaaatcaaacaatcaccacaaaatttcaagccaataattaatttaaataagaaaagtttagaggttaccaaagaaaattttcccagcaatttaatttttttttttaggcaaacctctacagcattccttttccagcagttctctttttgatcatcccagattttttcttcggttctttcaattttgaaaataaaccacgcaatagcacatatcctgtaggatagtgattacgggtgtcggtccacagggattgaagaatagattattttttttaaaaaaataaatcaaaaagaagaatttgctaacttgatttaactaaattaaactatgagtatgGATTGgattttatcaaagtaaatagatctaggatttggaatccaccacatagcattgcatcaaggattgtgttcttaatttttatcttttggagaggcatgcaattttggctacaagccttttaaaataaaaacataaagagtgttagaaaaATCCATCtttggtatagcatgaagtgtctacctaagtatgctaatctaggatgcagcacacctcatcttcctaggcatggatcatcttagactactttagcaaacatgaatagtaaatggcatgctcaaagtttaaacatcataaaaagatatttcattgaagataagaatttaaacaagctccaaaataataaagaaaatgagaactacaatgccctgatacattgctagggcttcatccagccctaaattagatgtttagccgagcatggcttccggatgaCCTcctatcttcaaatgaaattaagcacctctcattcttcccaaaatatcacaaactcttctctttcctcccctctctcttttctttttttttttatttctttctctcggctttcttcttcttcttcttcaccgaaacagagcctctcccctgtttctttcttctcaaccgagctcccCACTTGCCACCGAacgccctcctccttttatagtggATGAATGGCGTCAATGGCGTGGCTGGATTTTGGGAGGGATCCGTGGAGTGTTTGATTGTAATGGCCGGAAATGAAGCCggccgctggatcgacgggaggtggagggaagaagatgagatggccgcgggatcgatgggaggtgCTGATGCGGAGTATCTGGATCTCGGAGAAGCTGGGGACTGAGCTGTAGATGAATGCCGAGCTGGGTTTCCAGCGgttgggagccgatcacggcttggtgCTAGGGATGAATCCGGGCGGAAAGATGTTGCAGGTGTCCGAGTGCTGTGCGAATGATGAATTGGAAGCGTCACGATCGGAAGGAGAGGCGGGGGATccggtcgctggctgcaccCCGTGGAACTCGTGCTGGAACGGGCTGATGCGGAGCATTTGATTCCCGACGGTTGGAGCGGCTTGTTGATTGCAGCGGAGGAGTGATCGCCGGCGGAGCATCCGGGAATGAAGACGACGCCATGGCCGGATGCGGAAGATGCCCGGCTGATCTCCCTCTTGGATTTGGCACGCGGCTGATGGAAGATCGGGCTGTTTTGATGGAAGGAAATGAATgaggcgggatcacgggaaggattggcagcgggaggaagaagataaacagtgggatttattattatctatttatttattttatttatttattttacactgttcatatgaatagtgtttttacgggacactgttcatatgaacagtgaatccagtgattctccccgaaattatttttatttattttattatattaattatcttctttttttttcaatttataaattttatatgaaggctagtaaggaattggttgggaattgactttgggtttgaggtgggtcatgatggttgacttgtccttgagcccattgtcatttaaatttaattcttgctaagctgcttcagatcgaactcgactagacaagactaaaaacaggaccgtgacctaataaaaagagTTAATCAAACCTCTGCCCCatacaaaataaattataactttcgatcgaatcaggaccaaaacccatttaattataaccttagcttgactacaattctatcaggttaccaaaccgggtcaacacaatctcctccttatatattttcatgaaagattataacTAGGAAagagacaagtttagagtctgtcttgagaaaagaattatttacctcttaccatattttaaattcatttcaatgtttatttaattttatggtaaaatatatatttatcagtttaaaaacattgataagtgctatggaaagataactaaattatagattattaagtACTTAtcattcacccccctcttgggttgtctatctgggcaacaaagacaatttatactaCCATTCTAAAAACTGCGAATACTACGTACCAAAAAATTACATACCTCCACCGAATCAGCACTATGCTGCATATGATCTTTCTGAAGAGCATCGTCGTGAATAGATGGATCAACTGTGGTATGCTCCTTCACGTAATCAAGGAAGATCATATTTAAATCAAGCAAATCGATTCATACTAGAACTGATAGTTAACTTGTCAGACTTTATACAGAGAAAGCATGCTTACCTCAGCGGGAACTGTAGCATGCTCCCCAGGTTTGTCATCAACCAGAAGGCCCTTATCTCGTAGGACCTTCTCTATTGTCGACACCCTCTTATCGAGCTGTTCTATGCGGGTATTCTCAACATCCCTAATAGGATGAGGGTCTGGTAAACTAAAGCCATGTTGTAGCAAACACATCTCAAGCACTGTGATACGTGTGTGAATTCCCCGCTGTGGATGTCGATCACTTTGGCTGGATGACGAAATCTAAAACAATACAATAATGAATGTGGTGTATGAATTGAACAAACTGTAGGCATACATCCATGTGTGCAAACTTGAACTATGTGCCGGCAAGTGAAAAGTGCATGCCAAATCAAAAGTGCTTTTAACTATGTTTGGAAATGCTATGTCACAGTAAGCTGCTAATACCTGAGTTCCGACATGCACGGATTGTTGCTGTTCTGTCTCCGTATGCCTCTCATCAGGCCGTAGTAATTGTGGCCTTCCTTGCGAGAGAAGGTGCAactcctcctctcttggttctagCTTCTCAATAACCTAAAGCATGCGAACAGTTAAATTTATGTACaagttaaaatattttcaatgtaagaattcaacattcaaacctcaaattgttttaaatttttcatAACATCCGCAATCACGTCCACCCTGCGGGGGAATGGGGTGTTGTTCCAGCGTACGAGACGTGGATACATGAACGGTGGCCGATGCCTTCCAACAATGCTGTTAGCATGCTCAACAGCCCATACTTGCCCAAAATGCATTGTAAACATCAAATTACATCTAATAATATATATCGTAacaatgaaatttaaaaaaaaaaacatcttatGATGCTTACCACCAGGGCGACCGTGCAGCCATCCATGTATCTACCAACCCCTTGGCCTGTGATGTTTCTAGTCTTCACACTATCGGCTAGGCTAGGTATTTGCTgccgaagaaaagagaaaacgaCAAGACCCCAACTATACGAATCTAAGCGGTCTAAATCATCAACAAATGAATATAATGTCTTAGGGACATAGTAGCGTACGGTTGGGAAGAGGATagtcccaaaaaaataaaaaactcatAATTTTGTAAAATCCTCCACATCTTGTCGACTGCTCATACCGACAAGGACTTGTAATCTACTTTTAATTGCATCTCTACTGGCTTTCTGGTGGTCACCATCAAAAAATCGGGTGATGAGGTCACACGTAAACCTCCCTTTCCTACGCAGTTGCACCTCATCACCCGTCACACTCAAACCAAGGATTAGTGCGAAATCAGTCCCTACAAAAGGTACTATAATCCTACCAAACCAAAAACCCTCCTCAACATTATCCTAAAGGAAGAGCAATGTGTCCAAAACAGGCCTACTCTGTTTTATATACGGTAGACCTAGCATGTGCCCAAATGGAGTGCTACGTATTCTTTCCTTCTGTTCATCAGACATGCATGGGATTAGGATGACCATAAAATTTACAAAGTGGGcgaaataataccttccattaACCATATTACTCAGGCCAACAGAGAATTTTTTGCCGGTACTCTGCTTTGGGGCCATCTTAGATTTCTGCATCACAAATATAGTtacaaattattattttaaataatatcaACGAAAAATAAATCATCCtaaaaactaaaacaaataaCACAATTAGCACGGAATAGAAAAATTTTTCCACAACAAATATCTCAAATGTGCTACCACAACCTCTCTGTCCATTAATTCGGCAAAAACACTAGACCATTCCAACAACTATCTGGAATGCCGTACAATACTGCATATCACGTCCGTGTTCAATACATTATTCGAGAAAGTATGCGGTGACAAACCTGTTGAAGGAATGCAGAGACGACTCAGGGAAGGTTGGAGAGACCAATGTCCACCTAAGCTTCCGCTACAAACGAACAGGGCGAAGTCGGTTCGAAGGTCGACTCTGAGGCCGGACAGAAAATATCTTCTTGCTCCTCAGAATCGGGTCGGAAGGGTTCTACTTTTCCAAAAGGGGAACGGCTTAAtaggaaaaaagaggaagatcgagTACCATTGGGAAGTGGTTTGCAGTTCTAGGGTTTGAAACCGGGTGTAAAAATCAAGCGGAATCGGGCgagatttttatgaaattttttccGTCGGAAGAGAGGATTAGGATACGAAGATTGGGGATGAACGAGGGCTGAAATCGGTGAACTTTGAATAGGGCTTGTTCAAATGAACACAGAGCATACGAGGAACGACGGAAGAGGAAAAAGGtcaggggtattttggtctccTTATGGCATTTTATATGTCAATGGACCGCTTATTAAAAGAACAGTCAACGGGTCTAACTTTGGACCACTAAGCAACTTCCCTTTTTATTGGGTATATAAGCGGCAGAGGCTAGCTTTCCTAGACCCTGTTGGAGATTGGGGAGTGGGGGAGTCCGCCTCCTCCTTTTGCTGAGGTCGATCATATGGGCCCCACTTCAAGCCAAGCTTAGGCCGCAACCTAAATTAAATACCAGGCTGCTCAAGTGGACCAAGACTGATTCTCAAAGGACCGGGTGTTACAATATACATGCAACTAGTGGAGAGAACCTGTTGAGAAAACTTCGTAAGAGCACGCCCAGCTGACGTGCTTTGTGAGAACATACTCTTCATCAATGGTTTGATAGGACTGGTAGGAGGTGGATGCAAGAGGAACGAAGAGCAAATGGGTGCTTGTGATGGGAACGATGCGTGACGACGTCATGGGATTGAACAACATGCAAGAGCATCAAGGAAGTTTTAAAGAGATACAGAGCTTCCATTGGATTGTTAATAGCTCTCCTTCTCTATATGTTAATATATTAAGAGAGAATTATTACATACGTGGTGGTTACAACGATCACGAGGTGATCAGCATACCACTAAGGCTATATGCATGTAATATGCTTAATATACGATACTTAATCCTCCAACAATATACTTACTATTATTGTTGGCAAAACTTAGCTACAGTGGATAACAATATCTACACCAATGGTAAACTTCATCTTTCCAATCTCTAAGTTCCCACTTTGCTGAACTCCACTTCTTTGGCACCAACTTCCTCGTCCACAACTTTCGAAGGGTTCTCAGGCTTGGCTACTTCCAAAGGCTTAAAGGTATAAAACATTGCGCAGATGATATAGTACCCAAGGTTGAATACCTGCATTCCTGTCACAAGCCAGTAGTAGTAATCCAACTTCCCCCTATTGATGTTGTCCTGGAGCCAGTCCCCCTTTTCCTTAGTATAGTCATGAACCAGAGTCACCAGCAAAGTCCCCAGGTAGTTCCCGAGGGATCCCGCAAGCCAGAACAGAGCGGCTGCCGTGCTTCTCATGCTCTCCGGGGACTGATCATAGAGAAACTCCATGTGTGCCACTGACGAGAAGGCGTCAGCCAGCCCGTGGATCGCATACTGAGGCACCAACCAGAAGACACTGATTGGAATGGTCGCGTCCGGCGTATCGAGCAGCCCGTGCTCCGCCGCGACCGCCTTCCGCTTGGTTTCGACAAGAGCTGCAGCAACATTGGCTAAATTGGAGATGGCCAAGCCAATGCCCATGCGCTGAAGGTATGTGATGCCGGAAGGCTTTCCGGTGATCCGACGAGCCACCGGGACGAAGACCCGATCATAGAAGGCTAAGCTGAGGAGCATGGTCATGACTGTGAAGATGGAGATGGTGGCTGGGGGGATTTGAAACTTGGGGGTAAGGTGGCGGTCCATGGAACGTGCCTGTTGGATTGCAAAGGTGTAGCTGTGGGAGGCTGCAGTCACCACAAAGATGCCGACTGACCAAATGGGGATCATTCGGATGATGGACTTGAGCTCCTCCACGCGGTGGACCGTCGATAACCTCCAGAGCCTCGGTTGGCCAGACTCTTCGATGTCACCCTCCACCACCACCGCTGCTCGATCCAAAAACCTTCATGCAAGCAGTATCCACAATCAGTTGAAAGTAATCATCTTCTTCTaaccttttcttatttttcaagtaCCAAATAATTTTTAGTGTATTAATCTGTCGAATTTGTTGGCACATACGATAAATACTTTGAatgtcttttaattttcttcccTAACCCAGACTTGGAATTTTCTTGATAAATTCAGTGTTCAGTGGCTTACACAAGCTGGTTGGTGTGAAGTAGCCTGCCGGTGGTAGAGATATCAGCATCCAGCTCCTTATCCTCGTAGAGGAGACTAGGGTCCTCAGGTTTTACCACGTCCCTCTTCCTGAAGGCAGCGACCAGGACTTGGGTTAACCTGGTTAATGGGCTCCCCCCAGGCTTCATCTTAATGTAGAGAGGATAACCTATCACAAAAGCTATTATAGAGAGGCACATGGCAACGGTGGGAATGCCAAAGCCCCAGCCCCAGCCCACATTCTCCTGGATGTACACCACCACAGTCAAGGCCAAGAGTACAGGCATCCCCATGCTGAAGAAGTAAAGGTTAAAGAAGTTCCACTTGTGGCCGGCATCCCCCTGGAGTTCGACCTGGTCGGCCCCGAAGGCCACGACGCAGGGACGGATGCCGCCAGAGCCAATGGAAGTGCAGAGGAGTGAGAGATAGAGAACTGCGAGCTGCAGTGACGACGCTTGCCGGCATGGTTGTTGAGGGGAACAGGTTGGCGGGCGGAGCGACGGGAGGACGGCTGATATGGTGAGGGTCATCATTCCAAGCTGATAGATGATGGAGCCTACAGTTATGGTCCAGAAGCGGCCGGCGAAGGAGTCGGCGATCAGGGCGCCGACGATAGGTGTCAGGCTTGACGTGCCACCAAAGTTGGTGAGGGTGTTTGACGCCTGAACCAGAGGCATGTGAAGCTGCTGGGTTAAGTATGTGATCTTGTTTGCACTGAATCCCGAGGTGGCAAATCTGTCGCAGATTTCATTTGCTGCATGGAAGTATAAATTGAGCAATCTTATAAATATGAAAGGAAATTGATGTCCTTTAAGCTCCATGAAAATAGTTGAATGCTACTAGGGGAACCATAATATAAAGTTTGTCggagtttttccttttttgattATGTAAAAACTTGTTAAAGTTGAGATCACTTCCCTGGCATGATGAAACCAAGTCGTAAACGCCAGATATCATGACGTCGCATCTGTTCTAATTCCTTCTATTAAGAGTAAcagagaaaacagagcatgacTACATAGAGTTTCCCATGAATTGaggttagaaagaaagaagtaaAAAAATCCCCAAAGCCTATAAACTTTACAGCTGAGCCCCAAAATACTGCTTTGAAGGAGCGAGATGTGCAATACCATAGAGAACTCACCCATTGTCAAGCAGAGGAGATCAATAATGAGAGAGACTAATAACGGCATTCGATCTTTAAAATAGCATGATTTATGGAACTATGATAGATAGTGATTGAGGATGATGTTAGACTCCTACTTAGTGCTCAAATTAAGTTCCCATCCGATTCCTTgcagccaaaaaaaaacaagcccAGAAAACGGAGAGTCTAAATAGACAACACAGATGTATCGACTAACGAAGTTTGAGAATAACTACTTGTATCATATATAGTTCACCTAGTATAAATGGCATGGTCTTGAGACCACCctgcttcctctccttctctcttccaTCCTCAGCCATTGCTCACAGATAGAACTGTCCAACCTCCCCCAGTAGAAAAGTAACAATGCTTAAGGCCTTGGCCAATGTGTGACTCTCCTTACCTTGAGCATATGAGTGGTGGTGCCatctatatatagagagagaatcCACTGCTATTAAATGAAGATGCCCCTCCCCTGCAATGGTGAAGGACTAGAGACAAAGTATGTCTACAAATCTCCTACGACACCATGAAATGTTGCCCAACATCACTATCTATGGTCCAGCCTGGTACGCGTGTTTTGGGCCCATGGAGCCATGGACAAAGGAAAGAGATGAAGGGTCACGGTCTTCAGCGTTTCATGACCCTTCAATGAATTTATTTGGGCAGTGGGTACGTGTTCTGGAAAAGCTAAAGCACTTAGCTGTTGTTCGGCAGCAATTGTACTGCAGAGCCATGGATACCCCACGCCGTGATGTGAGTTAGGCTCAGAGGCTCAGACACTGGATTGGCATATCAAAGTGGGTGCTTTTCTTTTGTTAGAATGCCAAAATACATCCTTTTCTTGCACTAGACTTGATCTTCATACTGTCATTAGGTCCATCATGGTTCAAATAATTCGTCTCAACTTGGCAGTTCAAAGTAGGTTGGCTTCATTTGTCAGCATGCCAAAGTGTATCCTTTCTTATACTAGACTGGAACTTCAAAGTGTCACTCGGTCCATAATGCTCCAAATAATTGGTTTCAACTTGGCAGATCAAAGTAGGTCTGCTTCTTCTGGTAGCAAGCCACGATATCCATTCTTATGCTAGACTGGGAACTCCAGCGTCACTGGGTCCATAATGCTATAAATGCGTTTGTTCAACTCGGCAAATCAAAGTGTGGATGTATGTGTGTTTCTTTTACTAGCATGCCGAATTTCATCCATTCTTATGCTAGACTGGAACTCCATGGTATCTTCAGGTCCATAGTGCTCCAAATAATTTGTTCCCACATCTCACACTGCTACAGCTGCTCCCTTATAAAATAAGGAAAAACTGGTTGAGcttttaattattattgtaAGGGAGACGTAAGATGATTGTaccttcaaaaattttaagtatATTTGTCATCCACGCTTCTTCTTATGTGCAATGGAATTGCTAAAGGCACAGTGAGAACAATGACATGCTTAAGATGGGTTAGGAACTACCTCTGAATTAAACCCAAATTCTCAAGTGCCTTTTATCTTTCCTTCTTGAGGTCCCTGTTTCCGTGTTTGCTTTAGACTGACAAATCCATAACTCCTAGCCAGATGGCACAGCCTATCTTTTCTCTGCCCTAAAACATGACTCCCCTGTTCTCCTTTCTTTTGATATCTGCGTAGCATTATGGCCATTCATCAAGAACTCCAGACTCTAATGTCTTCCTACGTGAGCCTTACGTCGTGCTGAGTTCTATTAGGACTCATTTAGtttgcaagaaaagaaaacaaaaaagtgTAGCCAgcggaaaaataaagaaatgcctcttatttggttgaagttttcaaagaagGAAGATGAAAAAGTATTATTCTCATGAGAATaaaattctaatatttcatagaaaagaaaaactcatgAGGATATAAAAAAGCTACTTTTCCACCGGTTGGTAATtacagtttcttttttttcaaaaatatccttaagccatcaaaatctaAGAATAAAGTCTTTccctttattaagagtataatacgTATTTCTAATAACTTTCTCAAGAAAGTAGATgcccaaccaaatataagccattGTGGAATATGTTAATTTCTCATGATCAACCCAAATATGCCAAAACCATTTTTTCAGGCATAATATACTTAGGAatcatttttttagaaaaagcattctagtgaagaaaaaaaaaaattctgtgaACCAAACAAGTCTTCATAGGAAGAACTAGAGCTTTCACCTTGGTCCATGGGTGTGACAAGGTCCATAATGGGGAACAAGGATGGAAGTAGTGGTTTGGtcaagagaaggatatcttcatcCTTGGTGGTGGTGAAGATAAGGTGGTCCAGGTGAAAGTGCAGAGGAACATTTGAGAAGCTTAAGCACAAATTGTCATGCGGAACATTCATGTCTTCTTTCCATCAAGAGGTAGGCAAGTCGTACCATGGGCTCTAATTCGAAGATAGACAAATGGCACCACATATCTGCTTCAAGGTCGGCAAAAGTAACTTGGAGAAGGATTGGACTTACTTCCTTTTCCTGTTTACTACCGACAGGGATATCATGTCCACCCAACTGGTCACTTCTTTAGTATCTTTCTTACTGGATCGAATTCATGCTATAACTTTCTCTTTCAAGCATGCTTAAttcaacttcttcttttttttttattcatgatCTTATGGACAAGATCTTGGACAAGAGATAATAAGATCCATTAATTTTTGCAGGAAAAGATGCTCTTGGTAACAAGCCACAGCCATAAGAAATTGTGGCATATGCTAACTCTCCTGCAATGTCCCTACATTATTTTTGAGGTGAGGGGGAGTTTGGGCTGTGACAGTAGACACCATAGTCTCCCAAATTTTGGAAAGAAGCCATATTACAAGATAGAGAAGCTGAGGGAATGCTCGTAGATAATAACATGGATAAATAGAAGGCTAGTCTGAAGCTACATGCTTGCAAAAGAGAGCACCACTGCCAGAAGAAATAGCGGTTGGAGGATCACAGCAGGAGTCCAGTAGAAAAGCTGTGAAGAAAACTAGTCCAAGCTCAAGTAGAAAAGCCAGGCAGTTCCTTATGACTGCAAAAAGGACCAACCAATCTTTTAATCCATTGATAGCTATAGCAGTAGGAGATAagctttcttgaaggaaaattCTTGCATTCCTCTCGTTCCAGCAGGACCAGGTACGTAATAGCAGCAATAAGGATAAAGATGGCTGGCTGCATGTCTTTAGGACAATGATTTAGTGTAGGTACCCCAAGGCGAGAGCAAAGAGCATACCgaatagaagaaataaaaggGTATTGAATGAAGATATATATATGCTTCCTAAAAAGATGATCTTTGGTATTCAGCTTGTTCATAAGAGATAACCAAAGAAGAATTT
This DNA window, taken from Phoenix dactylifera cultivar Barhee BC4 unplaced genomic scaffold, palm_55x_up_171113_PBpolish2nd_filt_p 000800F, whole genome shotgun sequence, encodes the following:
- the LOC113463716 gene encoding protein NRT1/ PTR FAMILY 3.1-like isoform X1 encodes the protein MAEDGREKERKQGGLKTMPFILANEICDRFATSGFSANKITYLTQQLHMPLVQASNTLTNFGGTSSLTPIVGALIADSFAGRFWTITVGSIIYQLGMMTLTISAVLPSLRPPTCSPQQPCRQASSLQLAVLYLSLLCTSIGSGGIRPCVVAFGADQVELQGDAGHKWNFFNLYFFSMGMPVLLALTVVVYIQENVGWGWGFGIPTVAMCLSIIAFVIGYPLYIKMKPGGSPLTRLTQVLVAAFRKRDVVKPEDPSLLYEDKELDADISTTGRLLHTNQLVFLDRAAVVVEGDIEESGQPRLWRLSTVHRVEELKSIIRMIPIWSVGIFVVTAASHSYTFAIQQARSMDRHLTPKFQIPPATISIFTVMTMLLSLAFYDRVFVPVARRITGKPSGITYLQRMGIGLAISNLANVAAALVETKRKAVAAEHGLLDTPDATIPISVFWLVPQYAIHGLADAFSSVAHMEFLYDQSPESMRSTAAALFWLAGSLGNYLGTLLVTLVHDYTKEKGDWLQDNINRGKLDYYYWLVTGMQVFNLGYYIICAMFYTFKPLEVAKPENPSKVVDEEVGAKEVEFSKVGT
- the LOC113463716 gene encoding protein NRT1/ PTR FAMILY 3.1-like isoform X2 translates to MELKGHQFPFIFIRLLNLYFHAANEICDRFATSGFSANKITYLTQQLHMPLVQASNTLTNFGGTSSLTPIVGALIADSFAGRFWTITVGSIIYQLGMMTLTISAVLPSLRPPTCSPQQPCRQASSLQLAVLYLSLLCTSIGSGGIRPCVVAFGADQVELQGDAGHKWNFFNLYFFSMGMPVLLALTVVVYIQENVGWGWGFGIPTVAMCLSIIAFVIGYPLYIKMKPGGSPLTRLTQVLVAAFRKRDVVKPEDPSLLYEDKELDADISTTGRLLHTNQLVFLDRAAVVVEGDIEESGQPRLWRLSTVHRVEELKSIIRMIPIWSVGIFVVTAASHSYTFAIQQARSMDRHLTPKFQIPPATISIFTVMTMLLSLAFYDRVFVPVARRITGKPSGITYLQRMGIGLAISNLANVAAALVETKRKAVAAEHGLLDTPDATIPISVFWLVPQYAIHGLADAFSSVAHMEFLYDQSPESMRSTAAALFWLAGSLGNYLGTLLVTLVHDYTKEKGDWLQDNINRGKLDYYYWLVTGMQVFNLGYYIICAMFYTFKPLEVAKPENPSKVVDEEVGAKEVEFSKVGT